A region from the Deltaproteobacteria bacterium genome encodes:
- the purM gene encoding phosphoribosylformylglycinamidine cyclo-ligase, with amino-acid sequence MKYSEAGVNVDKGNAFVDRLKSLTSTTMRKGIIGGIGGFAGLFEYDKKRYKRPVFVTSTDGVGTKLKIAFMMDVHDTVGIDLVAMNVNDVIVNGAEPLVFLDYISTSRLKLNVAENIIKGIVKGCKQANCTLIGGETAEMPGFYAKDEYDLAGFVVGVVDRNRLITGGTVKAGDVLIGVGSNGLHSNGYSLARYVLLEKKKIKFNAYIDELGSTLGEELLKPTKIYVKTVLSLADNNLIKAASHITGGGIIDNLPRVFPDNLMAVIRTDSWQIPPIFDMIKYLGNISDVEMLRTFNNGIGMILIVAEKNIDKVVNLLKRKHENAYLIGVMKPLLNGKDRVMFV; translated from the coding sequence ATGAAATACAGCGAAGCTGGTGTTAATGTTGATAAAGGTAATGCCTTTGTGGACAGGCTGAAGTCACTTACGAGTACAACCATGAGAAAGGGAATAATAGGCGGTATCGGCGGTTTTGCAGGACTTTTCGAATACGATAAAAAGAGATATAAACGTCCTGTCTTTGTTACATCAACGGATGGAGTCGGTACAAAGCTTAAAATCGCTTTTATGATGGATGTTCATGATACGGTAGGCATAGACCTTGTTGCAATGAATGTGAACGATGTTATTGTGAACGGTGCAGAGCCGCTGGTTTTTCTTGATTACATTTCAACATCCAGGCTTAAACTGAATGTGGCAGAGAATATAATAAAAGGTATTGTTAAAGGATGTAAACAGGCAAACTGTACTCTAATCGGTGGTGAAACGGCAGAGATGCCGGGATTCTATGCAAAGGACGAGTATGATCTTGCCGGATTTGTTGTTGGTGTCGTTGATAGAAACAGGCTGATCACCGGCGGCACTGTAAAAGCTGGTGATGTTCTTATCGGTGTGGGCTCAAACGGATTACACAGCAACGGATATTCTTTAGCAAGATATGTGCTTCTTGAGAAGAAAAAGATAAAGTTTAATGCGTATATTGATGAACTTGGCAGTACACTTGGAGAAGAACTGTTAAAGCCTACCAAGATCTATGTTAAAACGGTTTTATCCTTAGCGGATAACAATCTTATCAAAGCAGCTTCTCATATAACAGGCGGAGGGATAATAGATAATCTGCCGAGGGTGTTTCCGGATAATCTTATGGCTGTTATCAGAACGGATTCATGGCAAATACCTCCGATATTCGATATGATAAAATATCTCGGGAATATCAGTGATGTTGAAATGCTAAGGACATTTAATAATGGTATCGGCATGATACTGATCGTAGCTGAGAAAAATATTGATAAAGTTGTAAATTTGTTGAAAAGAAAACACGAAAATGCTTACCTTATAGGTGTTATGAAACCACTTCTAAATGGCAAAGACAGAGTGATGTTTGTTTAG
- the ftsZ gene encoding cell division protein FtsZ, producing the protein MFELSNEYHHAAKIKVAGVGGGGGNAINTMIKHGMSGVDFIALNTDMQVLTRNRASHKIQIGTKLTKGLGAGANPQIGKEAALEDEAKIKETLSGADMIFITAGMGGGTGTGGSSVVAEIAKSLGALVVAVVTRPFSFEGKKRIAQAEKGIEELSDYVDTLIVIPNDRLFNISDNKTTAIEAYAKVDEVLLHAVRGISDIITIPGLINVDFADVKTVMSEMGMAMMGSGEGTGDKRAKEAAQRAISNPLLEDISISGARGVLINITGDASLALNEVKDVCDHIKEQVDENANIIYGTVINEDIGDKVCVTVIATGFGDRKKKDLYPNKFSIITGDKNRDIPTFKRTDKKIGEIDSVKSVKKVMLTEYDNDELDIPTFLRKKAD; encoded by the coding sequence ATGTTTGAATTAAGTAACGAGTATCATCATGCTGCAAAGATCAAGGTTGCAGGCGTTGGCGGAGGCGGTGGTAATGCTATAAACACGATGATCAAGCATGGTATGAGCGGAGTTGATTTTATAGCTTTAAATACGGACATGCAGGTACTGACAAGGAACAGGGCTTCTCATAAGATACAAATCGGTACAAAATTAACAAAAGGACTTGGTGCAGGAGCCAATCCGCAGATCGGGAAGGAAGCTGCGCTTGAGGATGAAGCGAAAATAAAAGAAACTCTTTCGGGTGCCGATATGATCTTCATAACAGCGGGTATGGGCGGCGGCACCGGAACAGGAGGAAGCTCCGTTGTTGCGGAGATTGCAAAATCTCTTGGTGCCCTTGTAGTTGCGGTTGTAACCAGGCCATTCTCTTTTGAAGGTAAAAAAAGGATCGCACAGGCAGAAAAAGGTATTGAGGAATTGAGTGATTATGTTGATACGCTCATAGTTATCCCGAATGACAGATTATTCAATATCTCTGATAATAAGACAACAGCGATTGAAGCTTATGCAAAGGTTGATGAGGTACTTTTACACGCCGTTCGTGGGATATCGGATATTATCACAATACCGGGGCTTATAAACGTTGATTTCGCAGATGTAAAGACAGTTATGAGTGAGATGGGTATGGCGATGATGGGTTCCGGTGAGGGAACAGGGGATAAACGTGCAAAAGAGGCTGCTCAAAGGGCCATATCAAATCCTTTACTTGAAGACATATCGATCAGCGGTGCCAGAGGGGTACTTATTAATATAACAGGCGATGCATCACTTGCCCTTAACGAAGTAAAAGATGTTTGTGATCATATCAAAGAGCAGGTTGACGAGAATGCCAATATAATATACGGTACTGTTATAAATGAAGATATAGGAGATAAAGTTTGTGTAACCGTAATAGCAACCGGTTTTGGGGATAGGAAAAAGAAGGATCTTTATCCTAACAAGTTTTCTATTATAACGGGTGATAAGAACAGGGATATCCCAACGTTTAAAAGGACGGATAAAAAAATAGGCGAAATTGATTCTGTAAAATCGGTTAAAAAAGTCATGCTCACAGAGTATGATAACGATGAACTTGATATCCCAACATTTTTGAGAAAAAAAGCAGATTAA
- a CDS encoding DUF3467 domain-containing protein, giving the protein MQQNQEQKKEAGIQIQLDEPTSQGVYINLALINHTETEFIMDFIYVQPQAPQGKVRSRIVTSPIHMKRLLSAMSENLKRYEERFGEIKLSPEQQIQKIGFIQ; this is encoded by the coding sequence ATGCAGCAGAATCAGGAGCAAAAAAAAGAAGCGGGTATACAAATACAGCTTGATGAACCGACATCTCAGGGTGTTTATATTAACCTTGCATTAATCAATCATACAGAAACGGAGTTTATTATGGATTTCATATACGTTCAGCCTCAGGCACCGCAGGGAAAGGTAAGAAGCCGGATTGTAACAAGCCCCATTCACATGAAGAGGCTTTTAAGCGCCATGTCTGAGAATTTAAAGAGGTACGAAGAAAGGTTCGGAGAAATAAAATTATCACCCGAACAACAGATTCAAAAGATAGGATTCATCCAGTAA
- a CDS encoding polyprenyl synthetase family protein, whose amino-acid sequence MSSADSVTKDLKVVNSYIKAVTMNSIPEIPVISQHLIGSGGKRIRPYLVIMSSRMFNVPKKDYVKVAAAVELYHSASLLHDDVVDNAKQRRGIPSANHVWGNKNSVLVGDFLLARTSSIIANMRNHDLLELFVDVLGHMAEGELIQMQLSHKPDLTEDDYFSIVKKKTAHLISASCESGAIVGNAGQQFRKVLRRYGLLIGMAFQLIDDNIDYTSMSKVSGKDKWADIKEGKVTLPMTVALLRATNKEKAFLKRVIIEKKGKFEDYPKVHEIIKKYKGFDYTKNKAEDFADKALQYLNTLPPSLELDEMRKFTHSVVDRKY is encoded by the coding sequence ATGAGTAGTGCGGATTCAGTAACAAAAGACCTGAAAGTTGTGAACAGTTATATCAAGGCTGTTACTATGAACAGTATCCCTGAGATACCGGTTATAAGTCAGCACCTTATCGGGAGCGGTGGAAAAAGAATAAGGCCTTATCTTGTTATAATGAGTTCAAGGATGTTTAATGTGCCTAAAAAAGATTATGTAAAGGTTGCGGCAGCGGTTGAACTCTATCATTCTGCATCCCTTTTACATGATGATGTCGTTGATAATGCAAAGCAGAGACGTGGTATACCTTCAGCAAATCATGTATGGGGTAACAAAAATAGTGTGCTTGTAGGAGATTTTTTACTGGCAAGGACTTCTTCCATAATTGCCAATATGAGGAACCATGATTTGCTGGAGCTTTTTGTAGACGTACTCGGGCATATGGCGGAGGGTGAACTTATACAAATGCAGTTGAGCCATAAGCCGGATCTCACAGAAGACGATTATTTTTCAATTGTGAAAAAGAAAACAGCACATCTCATTTCTGCATCCTGTGAAAGCGGTGCCATAGTAGGTAATGCAGGCCAACAGTTTCGAAAGGTATTAAGACGTTATGGACTTCTTATTGGTATGGCTTTTCAACTTATTGACGATAATATTGATTATACCTCCATGTCAAAGGTATCCGGGAAGGATAAATGGGCGGACATTAAAGAGGGCAAAGTAACATTGCCAATGACGGTAGCACTTCTAAGAGCGACAAATAAAGAAAAAGCTTTTTTAAAAAGAGTCATTATAGAAAAGAAGGGTAAATTTGAAGACTATCCAAAGGTGCACGAAATAATTAAAAAATATAAAGGCTTTGATTATACAAAAAATAAGGCAGAGGATTTTGCCGATAAGGCTTTACAGTATCTTAATACTTTGCCACCATCTTTAGAGTTAGATGAGATGAGAAAATTTACACATAGTGTGGTTGACAGAAAGTATTAA